Part of the Faecalibacterium duncaniae genome, TGGTTTATCGAAAATTTCAAAAAGTTGCTCTGAGAAAAGGCTTGATTTTCCATAACGATTTGTTATGGAAAACCATGCCGATTTCATCACTGGTCAGGCAGGACAAACTGTGGTATCCTATGGGAGCGCCGCGCAGCAAGCGTGGGGCTCCTTTTTCGTTATAACTGATGTTTTTTGATACCACAGGAGGAAACACACTATGAAAATCTCTCGCAGAAACTTCTGCCTGCTGATGGCAGGTGTCTGCTGCACCGGCGTGCTGGCTGCCTGCGGCTCCAGCTCTTCGTCTACTGCTTCGTCCAGCGCTGCATCTGCTTCCGCTGCGGCATCCGGGGAGGTCCGCGATGAGCTGATCTTTGTCAACTATCGTGATATTCGTGATCTGAACCCGCATCTGTATGCAGGCGAAATGTATGCCCAGAGCATCCTCTACGATACATTGGTCAGCATTACGGCAGATGGCTATGAAGGCTGTCTGGCGGAAAGCTGGGACATCAGCGAGGATGGCTGTACCTACACCTTCCACATTCGTCCCAATGTTCTGTTCTCGGATGGCGAAAAGTGCGATGCCAATGCCATTCTTGCCAACTTCAACGCCATTCTGGAAAACCGCGAACGCCACACTTGGCTGGAGATGATGAACCTGCTGGTGGGCGTGTCGGCTCCCGATGAAAACACTTTCGTCATTGAGATGAGTGAGCCTTACTACCCCATGCTGACGGAGCTGGGCTGCATCCGTCCCTTTGCCATGATCTCCCCCAACTGCATGATCAACGGCAGCACGAAGGATGGCGTCAATGGCCACATTGGCACCGGCCCCTATGTGCTGACGGATTTCGTGACCGATGAATACGCCGTGTTTGAGCGGAACGAGAATTACTGGGGCGAAGCGCCGGCCATCCGCAAGATCACGGTCAAGGTCATTCCCGACAACCAGACCCGTATTATGGCTCTGGAATCCGGCGAGATCGACCTGATTTTCGGCAAGAACATGATCGATGCCGATGCGATCAGCCAGTATCTGGACAGCGACAGATTCACGGTCGGTCTGTCTGACCCCACCTCTACCCGCCATATCGTTATGAACACCACCCATGAGATTCTGGGCGACCCGGCGGTTCGTAAGGCATTGCAGCACGCTACCGACCGTCAGACCATCTCTGATGGCATCTTCTACGGTCTGGAGCAGCCTGCGGATACGCTTTACGCCACCACGGTTCCCTACTGCAATGTCGGCCTGAAGCCGTATGAGTACAGCACGGAGACTGCGGCGCAGCTCCTTGACGAAGCTGGATGGGTCCTTGGCAGCGACAAGATGCGCGCCAAGAATGGCAAGCAGCTTGCACTCGACCTGCTCTACAACAGTGACAGCGTGACGGAAAAGACCATCGCCGAGTATCTCCAGAGCGAGTACCTCAAGCTTGGCATTTCCATGACCATTCACGGTGAGGAAGAGCAGTCCTACCGCGATAACATGAAGGCTGGCAACTTCGATATGGTGTTCAATATCTGCTGGGGTATGCCGTATGACCCGCAGTCTTCGCTGGCTGCAATGCGTGCCCCGGTCTATGGCGACTATGCCGCTCAGCAGGGTCTTGAGGACAAGGCGGAAATTGACGAAGCCATTACCAAGATCCTGACCTCTACGGACGATGCCGAGCGTCAGGAGCTGTATAAGTCGGTTCTGACCAACCTGCACGAGGACGCAATGTATCTGCCGCTGACCTATGAGTGCAACAAGGCTCTGTACACCTCTGCTCTGCACGGTGTCCACTTTGGCACCGACCAGTATGATGTGCCCTTTGCGGATATGTATTTTGAATAAGAATTGACAGGAAAAGCCGCTTCGGGTATGGAGCGGCTTTTCTTGAAGAAAGGACTGCCCATGAAACGCTATGTTGTACGCAGGCTGTTGATGGCGATTCCGCTGCTGCTGGCCATTTCGTTCGTCTGCTTCTGCTTTATCAATCTGATTCCCTCCA contains:
- the nikA gene encoding nickel ABC transporter substrate-binding protein; protein product: MKISRRNFCLLMAGVCCTGVLAACGSSSSSTASSSAASASAAASGEVRDELIFVNYRDIRDLNPHLYAGEMYAQSILYDTLVSITADGYEGCLAESWDISEDGCTYTFHIRPNVLFSDGEKCDANAILANFNAILENRERHTWLEMMNLLVGVSAPDENTFVIEMSEPYYPMLTELGCIRPFAMISPNCMINGSTKDGVNGHIGTGPYVLTDFVTDEYAVFERNENYWGEAPAIRKITVKVIPDNQTRIMALESGEIDLIFGKNMIDADAISQYLDSDRFTVGLSDPTSTRHIVMNTTHEILGDPAVRKALQHATDRQTISDGIFYGLEQPADTLYATTVPYCNVGLKPYEYSTETAAQLLDEAGWVLGSDKMRAKNGKQLALDLLYNSDSVTEKTIAEYLQSEYLKLGISMTIHGEEEQSYRDNMKAGNFDMVFNICWGMPYDPQSSLAAMRAPVYGDYAAQQGLEDKAEIDEAITKILTSTDDAERQELYKSVLTNLHEDAMYLPLTYECNKALYTSALHGVHFGTDQYDVPFADMYFE